The Caballeronia sp. Lep1P3 genome window below encodes:
- the ribD gene encoding bifunctional diaminohydroxyphosphoribosylaminopyrimidine deaminase/5-amino-6-(5-phosphoribosylamino)uracil reductase RibD: protein MFSQSDFTYMERALALASRGMYTTTPNPRVGCVLVKNGEVIGMGFTQPAGQDHAEIRALKDARSRGKDPRGATAYVTLEPCSHFGRTPPCAHALIDARVEKVIAAMEDPNPAVSGRGLAMLRDAGIDVRCGLLANEAHEMNIGFVSRMTRRRPWVRMKVAATLDGRTGLPSGESQWITGEDARADGHAWRARACAILTGIGTVREDDPQLTVRAVDTPRQPQRVLIDSRLDVPLHARILDGAPPWIFHAADADPDRADALREKGAELVELSNEHGKVDLPAMLTALADRGINELHVEAGHKLNGSLLREGCVDELLVYLAPSLLGSAPGMFDFAPPATLDARPHLKFHRIDRLGDDLRILARFADAHVATPSL from the coding sequence ATGTTCTCGCAATCGGACTTCACCTACATGGAGCGCGCGCTCGCGCTCGCCTCGCGCGGCATGTACACGACGACGCCGAACCCGCGCGTCGGCTGCGTGCTCGTCAAGAACGGCGAAGTGATCGGCATGGGCTTCACGCAGCCCGCCGGCCAGGATCACGCCGAAATTCGCGCACTGAAGGACGCGCGGTCTCGCGGCAAGGACCCGCGCGGTGCAACGGCCTACGTGACGCTCGAACCGTGCAGTCACTTCGGCCGAACGCCGCCGTGCGCGCACGCGCTCATCGACGCGCGCGTCGAGAAAGTGATCGCCGCGATGGAGGACCCGAATCCGGCCGTCTCCGGGCGCGGCCTCGCGATGCTGCGCGACGCGGGCATCGACGTGCGCTGCGGGCTGCTCGCGAACGAGGCGCACGAAATGAACATCGGCTTCGTCTCGCGCATGACGCGGCGGCGTCCGTGGGTTCGCATGAAAGTGGCCGCGACGCTCGACGGGCGCACCGGCCTGCCGTCGGGCGAAAGCCAGTGGATCACGGGCGAAGACGCGCGCGCCGACGGCCACGCCTGGCGCGCGCGCGCCTGCGCGATCCTGACGGGCATCGGCACGGTGCGCGAGGACGATCCGCAACTGACCGTGCGCGCGGTCGATACGCCGCGCCAGCCGCAGCGCGTGCTGATCGACAGCCGGCTCGACGTGCCGCTTCACGCGCGCATTCTGGACGGCGCGCCGCCGTGGATTTTTCACGCCGCCGATGCCGATCCGGATCGCGCCGACGCGCTGCGCGAAAAAGGCGCGGAGCTCGTCGAACTGTCGAACGAGCACGGCAAGGTCGATCTCCCCGCGATGCTCACCGCGCTCGCGGATCGCGGCATCAACGAGTTGCACGTCGAGGCGGGGCACAAGCTCAACGGGTCGCTGCTGCGCGAAGGCTGCGTCGACGAACTGCTGGTCTATCTCGCGCCGAGCCTGCTCGGCAGCGCCCCCGGCATGTTCGACTTCGCGCCGCCCGCCACGCTCGATGCGCGGCCGCATCTGAAGTTTCATCGCATCGACCGGCTCGGCGACGATCTGCGCATTCTCGCGCGCTTCGCCGATGCACACGTCGCCACACCATCGCTTTAA
- a CDS encoding riboflavin synthase codes for MFTGIVTAVGRIEKVTPLGAEPEAGVRLTVGAGGLDLSDVELGDSIAIQGACMTVIEKAANAFDVDVSRESLNKTVGLGDALAEVNLEKALRAHDRLGGHLVSGHVDGLGVVSRFERVGESHELRIVAPKDIGKYLAYKGSVTVNGVSLTVNTVSDRENGCEFSINLIPHTVEVTTLKALRAGAKVNLEIDLIARYVERMMSAS; via the coding sequence ATGTTTACTGGAATCGTCACGGCGGTGGGCCGCATCGAGAAAGTCACGCCGCTCGGCGCGGAGCCGGAAGCGGGCGTGCGCCTGACCGTCGGCGCGGGCGGGCTCGATCTTTCGGACGTCGAACTCGGCGACAGCATCGCGATTCAGGGCGCGTGCATGACGGTGATCGAGAAAGCGGCGAATGCGTTCGATGTGGACGTGTCGCGCGAAAGCCTGAACAAGACGGTCGGTCTCGGCGATGCGCTCGCCGAAGTGAATCTGGAGAAGGCGCTGCGGGCGCACGACCGGCTGGGCGGGCATCTCGTTTCCGGTCACGTCGACGGCCTCGGCGTGGTGTCGCGCTTCGAGCGCGTGGGCGAATCGCACGAACTGCGGATCGTCGCGCCGAAGGACATCGGCAAGTATCTGGCCTACAAGGGCTCGGTGACGGTCAATGGCGTTTCGCTGACGGTCAACACCGTGAGCGACCGCGAGAACGGCTGCGAGTTCTCGATCAACCTGATCCCGCATACCGTCGAAGTCACGACGTTGAAGGCGCTGCGCGCAGGCGCTAAGGTCAATCTGGAGATCGACCTGATCGCGCGGTATGTCGAGCGGATGATGAGCGCGTCGTGA
- the ribBA gene encoding bifunctional 3,4-dihydroxy-2-butanone-4-phosphate synthase/GTP cyclohydrolase II translates to MSIASTPEIIAELKAGRMVILVDEEDRENEGDLIVAADFITPEAINFMARFGRGLICLTLTQERCKRLNLPLMTQRNGTQYGTAFTVSIEAAEGVTTGISAADRARTIAAAVAENARAEDIVQPGHVFPIMAQPGGVLVRAGHTEAGCDLAALAGLSPASVICEVIRDDGEMARLPDLIEFGAQHGIKIGTIADLIHYRSRTESIIEKVSERTMQTAHGAFRAVLYRDEPTGSPHIALVRGTPSPDRETPVRVHEPLSVLDLLEIDSSTHSWTIDAAMKEIAERDLGAIVMLNCGDSREHLVDMFRALDETEKAAKLQRRPIDFKTYGIGAQILRDLGVGKMQVLANPRKLGSMSGYGLEVTGFIPMPGCPATAASASDATVAHLRSA, encoded by the coding sequence ATGTCGATCGCTTCCACCCCAGAAATCATCGCCGAACTCAAAGCCGGCCGCATGGTGATCCTCGTCGACGAGGAGGACCGCGAAAACGAAGGCGATCTGATCGTCGCCGCCGATTTCATCACGCCCGAAGCGATCAACTTCATGGCGCGCTTCGGTCGCGGCCTGATTTGCCTCACGCTCACGCAGGAACGCTGCAAGCGGCTCAATCTTCCGCTGATGACCCAGCGCAACGGCACGCAATACGGCACCGCGTTCACCGTCAGCATCGAAGCCGCCGAGGGCGTCACCACCGGCATTTCCGCCGCCGACCGCGCGCGCACCATCGCCGCGGCGGTCGCTGAGAACGCGCGCGCCGAGGACATCGTCCAGCCGGGCCACGTCTTTCCGATCATGGCGCAGCCCGGCGGCGTGCTCGTGCGCGCGGGCCACACCGAAGCCGGCTGCGATCTGGCCGCGCTCGCGGGCCTCTCGCCCGCTTCGGTCATCTGCGAAGTGATCCGCGACGACGGCGAAATGGCGCGCCTGCCCGATCTCATCGAATTCGGCGCGCAGCACGGCATCAAGATCGGCACGATCGCCGATCTGATCCACTACCGCAGCCGCACCGAATCGATCATCGAGAAGGTGAGCGAGCGCACGATGCAAACGGCGCACGGCGCTTTCCGCGCGGTGCTGTATCGCGACGAACCGACCGGCTCGCCGCACATCGCGCTCGTGCGCGGCACGCCTTCGCCGGATCGCGAAACGCCGGTGCGCGTGCATGAGCCGCTGTCGGTGCTGGACCTGCTGGAAATCGATTCGTCGACGCACTCGTGGACCATCGACGCCGCCATGAAGGAAATCGCCGAGCGCGATCTCGGCGCAATCGTGATGCTCAATTGCGGCGACAGCCGCGAGCATCTCGTCGACATGTTCCGCGCGCTCGACGAGACCGAGAAAGCGGCCAAGCTGCAACGCCGCCCGATCGACTTCAAGACTTACGGCATCGGCGCGCAGATTCTGCGCGACCTGGGCGTCGGCAAGATGCAGGTGCTCGCCAATCCGCGCAAGCTCGGCAGCATGTCGGGCTACGGGCTCGAAGTGACCGGCTTCATTCCGATGCCCGGCTGCCCCGCAACGGCCGCGAGCGCGTCGGATGCGACGGTCGCGCACCTTCGCTCGGCGTGA
- the ribH gene encoding 6,7-dimethyl-8-ribityllumazine synthase: protein MEIGQYQPNLDGDGLRIGIVQSRFNEPVCNGLADACIEELERLGVIGQDVLLVTVPGALEIPLALQKLAESGQFDALIALGAVVRGETYHFELVSNESGSGISRIALDFGVPVANAVLTTENDEQAVARMTEKGRDAARVAVEMANLAVALEQLGGDDEEDDEDEDEDRA from the coding sequence ATGGAAATCGGACAATACCAGCCGAACCTCGACGGTGACGGCCTGCGCATCGGCATCGTGCAGTCGCGCTTCAACGAACCGGTGTGCAACGGCCTCGCCGACGCCTGCATCGAGGAGCTGGAGCGCCTCGGCGTGATCGGCCAGGACGTGCTGCTCGTCACCGTGCCCGGCGCGCTCGAAATTCCGCTCGCGCTGCAAAAGCTCGCGGAATCGGGCCAGTTCGACGCGCTGATCGCGCTCGGCGCCGTAGTGCGCGGCGAGACGTATCACTTCGAGCTCGTCTCGAACGAAAGCGGCTCGGGCATTTCGCGCATCGCGCTCGATTTCGGCGTTCCGGTGGCGAACGCCGTGCTGACGACCGAGAACGACGAACAGGCCGTCGCCCGCATGACCGAAAAAGGCCGCGACGCGGCGCGCGTGGCCGTCGAAATGGCGAACCTCGCGGTCGCGCTCGAACAACTGGGCGGCGACGACGAAGAAGACGACGAAGACGAAGACGAGGACCGCGCATGA
- the nusB gene encoding transcription antitermination factor NusB, translating into MKSARRRSRELATQGLYQWLLSGAPGGEIDAQLRNAQGFDKADHEHLDAILHGVIKEADALSEQLQPCLDRPIEQLSPVERAVLLVAAFEFKHHLDIPYRVVINEAVELTKTFGGSDGYKYVNGVLDKLALAMRPAEAQARGRG; encoded by the coding sequence ATGAAGAGCGCTCGACGCCGCTCGCGTGAACTCGCGACGCAAGGGCTTTACCAATGGCTGCTGTCGGGCGCGCCCGGCGGCGAGATCGACGCGCAACTGCGCAACGCGCAGGGCTTCGACAAGGCCGACCACGAACATCTCGATGCGATCCTGCACGGCGTCATCAAGGAAGCCGATGCGCTTTCCGAGCAACTGCAGCCGTGCCTCGACCGCCCGATCGAGCAACTGTCGCCGGTCGAGCGCGCGGTGCTGCTCGTCGCCGCGTTCGAGTTCAAGCATCACCTCGACATTCCGTATCGCGTGGTCATCAACGAAGCGGTCGAACTGACGAAGACGTTCGGCGGCTCGGACGGCTACAAGTACGTGAACGGCGTACTCGACAAGCTCGCGCTCGCGATGCGCCCGGCCGAAGCGCAGGCGCGCGGCCGCGGCTAA
- a CDS encoding pyridoxal phosphate-dependent aminotransferase, whose product MNTVSEPLMRLASRVDAIEPFYVMELMKDAQALERAGRDIIHMGIGEPDFTAPEPVTHAAADALRRGVTQYTNALGVTALREAIAAHYRDAFGLTVDPARIVVTAGASAALLLACMTLVDKGDEVLMPDPCYPCNRHFVSAADGKPVLIASGPAERFQLTAEQVEAHWTPATRGVLLASPSNPTGTSIEPAELRRIVDKVRERGGFTIVDEIYQGLSYDAKPVSALSFGDDVVTVNSFSKYFNMTGWRLGWLVVPHAMIGAVEKLSQNLFICASALAQHAALACFEPETLAIYEARRLEFKRRRDYIVPALRSLGFGVPVVPDGAFYVYADTTGVPHPAAGDSEALTRSMLHDAGVVLVPGADFGFHAPQRYIRLSYATAYSKLEEAVSRLDDLFQR is encoded by the coding sequence ATGAACACAGTCTCGGAGCCGCTCATGCGGCTCGCCTCCCGCGTCGACGCCATCGAGCCGTTCTACGTGATGGAGCTGATGAAGGACGCGCAGGCGCTGGAACGCGCGGGGCGCGACATCATCCACATGGGCATCGGCGAGCCGGATTTCACCGCGCCGGAACCCGTCACGCATGCCGCCGCCGATGCGCTGCGCCGCGGCGTCACGCAGTACACGAACGCGCTCGGCGTCACGGCGCTGCGCGAGGCGATCGCCGCCCATTACCGCGACGCGTTCGGCCTCACGGTCGATCCGGCGCGCATCGTGGTGACGGCGGGCGCGTCGGCGGCGCTGTTGCTCGCGTGCATGACGCTCGTCGACAAAGGCGACGAAGTGCTGATGCCCGATCCGTGCTATCCCTGCAACCGGCATTTCGTGTCGGCGGCGGACGGCAAGCCGGTGCTGATCGCGAGCGGCCCCGCTGAGCGCTTCCAGCTCACGGCCGAACAGGTCGAAGCGCACTGGACGCCCGCGACGCGCGGCGTGCTGCTCGCGTCGCCGTCGAACCCGACGGGCACGTCCATCGAGCCGGCGGAATTGCGGCGCATCGTCGATAAGGTGCGCGAGCGCGGCGGCTTCACGATCGTCGACGAGATTTACCAGGGCTTGAGCTACGACGCAAAGCCGGTTTCCGCGCTTTCCTTCGGCGACGATGTCGTGACGGTCAACAGCTTCTCGAAGTACTTCAACATGACGGGCTGGCGGCTCGGCTGGCTCGTCGTGCCGCACGCGATGATCGGCGCGGTGGAGAAGCTGTCGCAGAATCTGTTCATCTGCGCGTCGGCGCTGGCGCAGCATGCCGCGCTCGCGTGCTTCGAACCGGAGACGCTCGCGATTTACGAAGCACGGCGGCTGGAGTTCAAGCGGCGTCGCGACTACATCGTGCCGGCGCTGCGCTCGCTCGGCTTCGGCGTGCCGGTGGTGCCGGACGGCGCGTTCTACGTCTACGCCGACACAACGGGCGTGCCGCACCCCGCCGCCGGCGATAGCGAAGCCCTCACGCGCTCGATGCTTCATGACGCGGGCGTCGTCCTCGTGCCGGGCGCGGATTTCGGGTTCCACGCGCCGCAGCGCTACATACGGCTCTCATATGCGACGGCTTATTCGAAGCTCGAAGAGGCGGTGTCGCGCCTCGATGATCTGTTCCAGCGCTAA
- a CDS encoding lytic transglycosylase domain-containing protein, with amino-acid sequence MNAWLSWRPDTRAAQAMRTALRRGSRMSHTLFSLVGCAAVVTALALWLLPSWRTTFAARIMPFVSEAVQAGPARLLAGQPLPPFSAVHHRPGEGDAVSLAANPDAAIAPSARAPSLGAAASDDESTRQLTGGISLAVSPNGLDPRSMPSVAMLANAIPTQRVVADARDDRVLISTREQKLVANFIARRYRVAEEPVSQLVRAAFDTGREVGLDPLLLLSVMAIESGFNPYAESGVGAQGLMQVMSKVHSDKFQYFGGSHAALDPLANIKVGALVLKDCIARGGSVAGGLRFYVGSTTQDDGGYGAKVLAERARLRDVARGRNVPINAPQAPVQSAPKQVLASASADTGKRVHVSIDAAKKADAQDDGDAGESKHGVSAEFGA; translated from the coding sequence ATGAACGCTTGGTTATCGTGGCGTCCTGACACGCGCGCAGCGCAGGCAATGCGCACCGCGCTGCGTCGTGGAAGCCGTATGAGTCACACTCTTTTTAGTCTCGTTGGCTGCGCAGCCGTCGTCACGGCGCTCGCGCTCTGGCTTCTGCCTTCCTGGCGCACGACATTCGCCGCACGAATCATGCCTTTCGTGTCGGAAGCCGTCCAGGCCGGTCCCGCGCGGCTGCTCGCCGGCCAGCCGCTGCCGCCGTTCTCCGCGGTGCATCATCGGCCGGGCGAGGGCGACGCAGTGAGCCTCGCCGCCAATCCCGACGCGGCCATCGCGCCGTCCGCGCGCGCGCCGTCGCTCGGCGCCGCCGCCAGCGACGATGAATCCACGCGCCAGTTGACGGGCGGCATCAGCCTCGCCGTGTCGCCGAACGGGCTCGATCCTCGCAGCATGCCGTCCGTCGCGATGCTCGCGAACGCGATTCCCACGCAGCGCGTCGTCGCCGATGCGCGCGACGACCGCGTGCTCATCTCGACACGCGAGCAGAAGCTGGTCGCGAACTTCATCGCGCGGCGTTACCGCGTGGCCGAGGAGCCGGTGAGCCAACTGGTCCGCGCCGCGTTCGACACCGGTCGCGAAGTCGGCCTCGACCCGCTCTTGCTGCTCTCGGTGATGGCAATCGAATCCGGCTTCAATCCGTATGCGGAAAGCGGCGTGGGCGCGCAGGGCCTGATGCAGGTCATGTCGAAGGTTCATTCGGACAAGTTCCAGTACTTCGGCGGCTCGCACGCGGCGCTCGATCCGCTCGCCAATATCAAGGTCGGCGCGCTGGTGCTGAAGGATTGCATCGCGCGCGGCGGCTCGGTCGCGGGTGGCCTGCGCTTCTACGTCGGTTCGACGACGCAGGACGACGGCGGTTACGGCGCGAAGGTGCTGGCCGAACGTGCGCGTCTGCGCGATGTCGCGCGCGGCCGCAACGTGCCGATCAACGCGCCGCAAGCGCCGGTTCAGAGCGCTCCGAAGCAGGTGCTGGCTTCCGCATCGGCGGATACGGGCAAGCGCGTTCACGTCAGCATCGACGCGGCGAAGAAGGCCGACGCTCAGGACGATGGCGATGCCGGCGAATCGAAGCATGGCGTTTCGGCGGAGTTCGGCGCCTGA
- a CDS encoding UbiD family decarboxylase, with protein sequence MKYKDLRDFTARLEAIGELRRIRQPVSPALEITELSDRVLRSGGPALLFEAPTGHTMPVLANLFGTTRRVALGVGIETPAQNGADASLGSDTAALGSLRDVGRLLSALKEPEPPRGLKDAGKLLSLAKAVWDMAPKSVSAPPCQEVVWEGNDVDLARLPIQTCWPGDAGPLLTWGLTVTRGPNKSRQNLGIYRQQLIGRNKLIMRWLAHRGGALDFREFALANPGKPYPVAVVLGADPATILGAVTPVPDTLSEYQFAGLLRGSRTELARCLTPGVDTLQVPARAEIVLEGFIHPQEGALPPAPEGAPPRPSAGAAARYEHALEGPYGDHTGYYNEQEWFPVFTVEKITMRRDALFHSTYTGKPPDEPAVLGVALNEVFVPLLQKQFPEITDFYLPPEGCSYRMAIVQMKKSYAGHAKRVMLGVWSFLRQFMYTKFIVVVDEDVNVRDWKEVIWAITTRVDPTRDTVMVDNTPIDYLDFASPVAGLGSKMGLDATNKWPGETNREWGRPIAMDAAVKRRVDTLWTELGLEDKR encoded by the coding sequence ATGAAATATAAAGATCTGCGCGACTTCACCGCCCGCCTCGAAGCGATCGGTGAACTGCGCCGCATCCGCCAGCCTGTCTCCCCAGCCCTCGAAATCACCGAACTGTCCGATCGCGTGCTGCGCTCGGGCGGCCCCGCGTTGCTTTTCGAAGCGCCGACCGGCCACACCATGCCCGTGCTCGCGAACCTGTTCGGCACCACGCGCCGGGTGGCGCTCGGCGTGGGCATCGAAACGCCCGCGCAAAACGGTGCCGACGCGAGCCTCGGCAGCGACACCGCCGCGCTCGGTTCCTTGCGCGATGTGGGCCGGCTGCTCTCGGCGCTCAAGGAGCCGGAGCCGCCGCGCGGCCTGAAGGACGCCGGCAAGCTGCTCTCGCTCGCCAAGGCGGTCTGGGATATGGCGCCGAAGTCGGTGAGCGCGCCGCCGTGCCAGGAAGTCGTATGGGAAGGCAACGACGTCGATCTCGCGCGTCTGCCCATTCAGACGTGCTGGCCCGGCGACGCCGGTCCGCTGCTCACCTGGGGCCTCACGGTTACGCGCGGGCCGAACAAGTCGCGCCAGAACCTCGGCATCTACCGGCAGCAACTGATCGGTCGCAACAAGCTCATCATGCGCTGGCTTGCGCATCGCGGCGGCGCGCTCGACTTCCGCGAGTTCGCGCTGGCGAATCCCGGCAAGCCGTATCCGGTCGCGGTCGTGCTCGGCGCCGATCCGGCGACGATTCTCGGCGCGGTCACGCCTGTCCCCGACACGCTCTCCGAATACCAGTTCGCCGGATTGCTGCGCGGCTCGCGCACGGAACTCGCCAGGTGCCTGACGCCGGGCGTCGACACCTTGCAGGTGCCTGCGCGCGCGGAAATCGTGCTGGAAGGCTTCATCCATCCGCAGGAGGGCGCGCTGCCGCCGGCGCCGGAAGGCGCGCCGCCGCGTCCGTCGGCGGGTGCGGCCGCGCGCTATGAGCACGCGCTGGAAGGTCCGTATGGCGATCACACCGGCTATTACAACGAGCAGGAGTGGTTTCCGGTTTTCACCGTCGAGAAGATCACGATGCGCCGCGACGCGCTCTTTCACTCGACTTACACCGGCAAGCCGCCCGACGAGCCCGCCGTGCTGGGCGTCGCGCTCAACGAAGTCTTCGTGCCGCTCCTGCAAAAGCAGTTTCCCGAGATCACCGATTTTTATCTGCCGCCCGAAGGCTGCAGCTACCGCATGGCCATCGTGCAGATGAAAAAGAGCTACGCCGGCCACGCGAAGCGCGTGATGCTCGGCGTCTGGAGCTTCCTGCGGCAGTTCATGTACACGAAGTTCATCGTCGTCGTGGATGAAGACGTCAACGTGCGCGACTGGAAGGAAGTGATCTGGGCGATCACCACGCGCGTCGATCCCACGCGCGATACGGTCATGGTCGACAACACGCCGATCGATTATCTCGATTTCGCGTCGCCGGTCGCGGGCCTCGGCTCGAAGATGGGACTCGACGCGACCAACAAGTGGCCGGGCGAAACGAATCGCGAATGGGGCCGCCCGATCGCGATGGATGCGGCCGTCAAGCGGCGCGTCGATACGCTGTGGACCGAACTCGGGCTGGAGGACAAACGATGA
- a CDS encoding asparaginase encodes MIAATLYRGNAVENTHAAHVAVVDENGRLLHSFGNPHRVTLPRSAAKPAQAFAVMETGALERFGFDDADLALMCGSHSSEPRHIERARAMLAKADVSEDDLRCGGHPPISDAVYKDWIRRDFTPTPVCSNCSGKHAGMLAGAKAIGAPLDGYHLPEHPLQARVKRTMAHAVDLSSDDVQWAIDGCNLPTPAFALDRLARLYMKIAAAPEDTPLGRIHRAMTSHPELVAGEGRFCTLLMRAFGGALVAKTGADASYAIGVRRPEGALGIAVKVEDGNLAVLHAVVAHALDLLGIGSAEQRRALDDFRNPPMRNTMGVTTGRLDVTLTLDGHA; translated from the coding sequence ATGATCGCGGCAACGCTGTATCGGGGAAACGCTGTCGAAAACACGCACGCGGCGCACGTCGCCGTCGTCGATGAAAACGGCCGGCTGCTGCATTCGTTCGGCAATCCGCATCGCGTGACGCTGCCGCGCTCGGCCGCGAAGCCGGCGCAGGCGTTCGCCGTCATGGAAACCGGCGCGCTCGAGCGCTTCGGTTTCGATGACGCCGATCTCGCGCTGATGTGCGGCTCGCATAGCAGCGAGCCGCGTCACATCGAGCGTGCGCGCGCGATGCTCGCGAAGGCGGACGTAAGCGAAGACGACCTGCGCTGCGGCGGCCATCCGCCGATCTCGGACGCCGTCTATAAAGACTGGATTCGGCGCGATTTCACGCCGACGCCCGTGTGCAGCAACTGTTCGGGCAAGCACGCGGGCATGCTCGCGGGCGCCAAGGCAATCGGCGCGCCGCTCGACGGCTATCACCTGCCCGAGCATCCGCTGCAAGCGCGCGTGAAACGCACGATGGCGCATGCCGTCGACCTGTCGTCCGACGACGTGCAATGGGCCATCGACGGATGCAATCTGCCGACGCCCGCCTTCGCGCTCGACCGTCTCGCGCGGCTCTACATGAAAATCGCCGCCGCGCCCGAAGACACGCCGCTTGGCCGCATTCATCGGGCGATGACCTCGCACCCGGAACTCGTCGCGGGCGAAGGCCGCTTCTGCACGCTGCTCATGCGCGCGTTCGGCGGCGCGCTCGTCGCCAAGACCGGCGCGGACGCGAGCTATGCGATCGGCGTGCGGCGTCCCGAAGGCGCGCTCGGCATCGCGGTGAAAGTGGAGGACGGCAATCTCGCCGTGCTGCACGCGGTCGTCGCGCATGCGCTCGATCTGCTCGGCATCGGCAGCGCCGAACAACGCCGCGCGCTCGACGACTTCCGCAATCCGCCGATGCGCAACACGATGGGCGTCACCACCGGACGGCTCGACGTCACCCTCACGCTCGACGGCCACGCATGA
- a CDS encoding LysE family translocator produces MHSWSLMSDGFFLSLSLCLDIGIANVAIISLALSQGFRPGLVLGLGTCFGDLLYAALALAGMSALLQFPAVRWIVWIGGGIVLLFLTWKMAREALNPASAPPVEGQADARLPRQAHLRSFLRGCLLAVSSPSAILWFAAVGGALIAKAGATSPVSASVFLLGFFCGGLGWTIFICTLASHGRKRAGTRLLRACHVFSALLFAYFAYSVIVDGYRELIVNAAS; encoded by the coding sequence ATACACTCGTGGTCGTTGATGTCCGACGGGTTTTTCCTGTCGCTGTCGCTGTGTCTGGATATCGGGATCGCCAACGTCGCGATCATTTCGCTCGCGTTGTCGCAAGGCTTCAGGCCCGGGCTCGTGCTCGGTCTTGGTACGTGCTTCGGCGACCTGCTCTACGCGGCGCTCGCGCTCGCGGGCATGTCGGCGTTGCTGCAGTTTCCGGCCGTGCGGTGGATCGTGTGGATCGGCGGCGGCATTGTGCTGCTCTTTCTCACCTGGAAGATGGCGCGCGAAGCGCTGAATCCGGCGTCCGCGCCGCCGGTAGAAGGGCAAGCCGATGCGCGCTTGCCGCGTCAGGCGCATCTCAGGAGCTTTTTGCGCGGATGCCTGCTCGCGGTTTCATCGCCGAGTGCGATTCTGTGGTTCGCGGCGGTCGGCGGGGCACTGATCGCCAAGGCGGGCGCGACGAGCCCCGTCAGCGCGTCGGTTTTTCTGCTGGGCTTCTTCTGCGGCGGGCTCGGCTGGACGATCTTCATCTGCACGCTGGCGAGCCACGGCAGAAAGCGCGCCGGCACGCGCCTCTTACGCGCGTGCCACGTGTTTTCGGCGCTCCTCTTCGCGTATTTCGCGTACAGCGTGATCGTCGACGGATACCGCGAGCTGATCGTCAACGCGGCGTCATAA
- a CDS encoding threo-3-hydroxy-L-aspartate ammonia-lyase, with translation MLPLPAPTYDDVADAARLIEGYAHRTPVLTSRTADEIAGASLFFKCENFQRMGAFKFRGAYNAISHFDDRQRAAGVITYSSGNHAQAIALSAKLAGIRATIIMPEDAPAAKMEATRGYGGEVITYDRYTQDREQIGRALAQERGMTLIPPYDHPHVIAGQGTAAKELIEETGPLDYLFVCLGGGGLIAGCALAAAALSPSCKVIGVEPEAGNDAQQSLARGEIVHIDVPRTIADGAASTHVGEYNFPIIQKNVDRIVTVSDAQLIDTLRFFAQRMKMVVEPTGCLAAAAVLQKIVPVEGKRVGVIVSGGNVDLSRLAQFLA, from the coding sequence ATGCTCCCACTTCCCGCCCCGACTTACGACGATGTCGCCGATGCCGCCCGGCTTATCGAAGGCTACGCGCATCGCACGCCCGTGCTCACGTCCCGCACCGCCGACGAAATCGCGGGCGCATCGCTCTTCTTCAAGTGCGAGAACTTTCAGCGCATGGGCGCGTTCAAGTTTCGCGGCGCCTACAACGCAATCTCGCATTTCGACGACCGTCAGCGCGCCGCCGGCGTCATCACGTACTCGTCGGGCAATCACGCGCAGGCGATCGCGTTGTCGGCGAAGCTCGCCGGCATCCGCGCGACGATCATCATGCCGGAAGACGCGCCCGCCGCGAAGATGGAAGCCACGCGCGGCTACGGCGGCGAAGTCATCACGTATGACCGCTATACGCAGGATCGCGAGCAGATCGGCCGCGCGCTCGCGCAGGAGCGCGGCATGACGCTGATTCCGCCTTACGACCATCCGCACGTGATCGCGGGGCAGGGCACGGCGGCGAAAGAGTTGATCGAGGAAACCGGCCCGCTCGATTACCTCTTCGTGTGTCTCGGCGGCGGCGGGCTGATCGCCGGATGCGCGCTCGCGGCGGCCGCGCTGTCGCCATCGTGCAAGGTGATCGGCGTGGAGCCGGAAGCGGGCAACGACGCGCAGCAATCGCTCGCGCGCGGCGAGATCGTGCATATCGACGTGCCGCGCACCATCGCCGATGGCGCCGCTTCCACGCATGTCGGCGAATACAACTTCCCGATCATCCAAAAGAACGTGGATCGCATCGTCACCGTGAGCGACGCGCAGCTCATCGACACGCTTCGTTTCTTCGCGCAGCGCATGAAGATGGTCGTCGAGCCGACCGGCTGTCTCGCGGCAGCCGCCGTGCTTCAGAAGATCGTGCCAGTCGAGGGCAAGCGCGTGGGCGTGATCGTGAGCGGCGGCAACGTCGACTTGTCGCGGCTCGCGCAGTTTCTGGCTTGA